From one Streptomyces sp. NBC_01478 genomic stretch:
- a CDS encoding helix-turn-helix domain-containing protein — translation MAEYRITGLSPTLIAELVADIGPLWHAQHQARLMTGPRRRAVGAGAKHQFVFIDRLLATLVSLRHGTTHDVLACWFGVDRSTITRAIGEVRPLLAQRGCTVAPDMRLRTLAEVVEYLGADGGTGIIDGTEIRVRRPAAGCKDRDRFVSGKTKQNAVKVDGPHGRRGARVVL, via the coding sequence ACTGGATTGTCGCCGACGCTGATTGCTGAACTCGTCGCTGATATAGGGCCGTTGTGGCACGCGCAGCATCAGGCACGCCTCATGACTGGGCCGCGACGACGGGCGGTAGGGGCCGGGGCGAAGCACCAGTTCGTCTTCATTGACCGGCTGCTGGCGACTCTGGTGAGTCTGCGCCATGGCACCACTCATGACGTGCTGGCCTGCTGGTTCGGCGTGGACCGCTCCACCATCACCCGGGCCATCGGTGAAGTGCGGCCACTGCTCGCGCAACGGGGCTGTACCGTCGCGCCGGACATGCGGCTGCGGACTCTCGCCGAGGTCGTTGAGTACCTGGGTGCCGACGGTGGGACCGGGATCATCGATGGCACGGAGATCCGTGTGCGGCGCCCGGCCGCCGGCTGCAAAGACCGGGACAGGTTCGTCTCCGGGAAGACCAAGCAGAACGCCGTGAAAGTCGATGGTCCGCACGGACGCCGAGGGGCGCGTGTTGTTCTGTAG